In Pseudothermotoga hypogea DSM 11164 = NBRC 106472, the following are encoded in one genomic region:
- a CDS encoding S8 family peptidase — protein MTKSMSFPTVSSLSKKVESDIIDNQYVVRFDARSSVKQKLSLLGKVLDQLRVQDEIYYLLETSTEISSLREELSKIPGFLGIEPHRLMTLSSITPNDTHFPLQWNLGLIRVPEAWSVTKGSDIVTIAVIDSGVDFSHEDLQGIFVPGYDFVENDAYPQDDNGHGTHVTGIIAALTNNNKGVAGVTWGQRVKIMPLKVLRGDGTGDVFYFAKAVVYAVDHGAKVINASLGSRDPSPEVEAAVRYAYQNDVVMVCAAGNDGSSGIDYPAAYPETIAVGAVTIDARRASYSDYGPELDVVAPGGDENQAILSTYRGGAYVYSLGTSMAAPHVTGIVALMISQGIVGIENIRNVLRATAIDLGPSGHDIYYGAGLVDAYAAVTFEDGWKPLIVFSVDENGKLDNMTVANGLGQFVLEVKKPRVKIYAWLDFDGDGQLSYGDLYGYYGYVGGNPSTGSAIVLTLDMFENREINFNIAPIVDTSNRPNLQAQDMQILTNYKRSIVEKHYLKLKNR, from the coding sequence GTGACGAAATCGATGAGCTTTCCGACTGTTTCATCGTTGAGCAAAAAAGTTGAGTCGGACATCATCGACAATCAGTACGTGGTTCGATTCGATGCAAGATCGAGTGTGAAACAAAAGCTTTCGTTGCTGGGTAAGGTTCTGGATCAACTTCGCGTGCAAGATGAGATCTATTATCTTTTGGAAACCTCCACCGAAATTTCCTCGTTGCGTGAGGAACTTTCCAAAATTCCAGGTTTCCTTGGCATCGAACCCCACCGTCTAATGACCCTTTCGAGCATCACACCGAACGACACTCACTTTCCTCTTCAATGGAACCTTGGACTCATCAGAGTTCCAGAAGCTTGGTCTGTGACAAAAGGTAGCGACATCGTAACGATCGCCGTCATCGACTCGGGTGTGGACTTTTCACACGAAGATCTTCAAGGCATCTTCGTGCCAGGTTATGACTTTGTCGAGAACGACGCCTATCCACAGGACGACAATGGTCATGGAACACACGTGACTGGAATCATCGCAGCTTTGACGAACAACAACAAAGGTGTGGCGGGTGTGACGTGGGGTCAGAGGGTAAAGATAATGCCGTTGAAAGTCCTCCGCGGCGATGGGACTGGCGATGTATTTTACTTTGCCAAAGCCGTCGTCTATGCCGTCGATCACGGCGCGAAGGTCATAAACGCCTCACTGGGTTCTCGAGATCCATCTCCTGAGGTAGAAGCTGCCGTCAGGTACGCTTATCAAAACGATGTCGTCATGGTCTGCGCCGCTGGAAACGATGGAAGTTCTGGTATCGACTATCCTGCCGCCTATCCAGAAACCATCGCCGTTGGCGCCGTCACGATAGATGCCAGAAGAGCCAGCTATTCAGACTACGGACCAGAACTCGACGTCGTGGCACCGGGTGGGGATGAAAATCAGGCGATCTTGAGTACTTACAGAGGTGGAGCGTACGTTTATAGCTTAGGAACTTCCATGGCAGCACCGCACGTGACCGGCATCGTCGCTCTCATGATCTCTCAAGGCATCGTGGGTATCGAGAACATAAGAAACGTTTTGAGGGCAACGGCGATCGACCTTGGCCCTTCGGGACACGATATCTATTACGGCGCAGGCTTGGTAGATGCCTACGCGGCGGTGACTTTTGAAGATGGCTGGAAGCCGTTGATCGTCTTCAGCGTGGATGAGAATGGCAAGTTAGACAACATGACTGTAGCGAACGGTTTGGGTCAGTTCGTTCTCGAAGTCAAAAAACCGAGGGTGAAGATCTACGCTTGGCTTGACTTCGATGGTGACGGACAGTTGAGCTATGGTGATCTTTACGGTTACTATGGCTATGTGGGTGGAAACCCTTCAACAGGTTCAGCCATCGTCTTGACACTCGACATGTTCGAAAATCGTGAGATCAACTTCAACATCGCTCCGATCGTCGATACTTCCAACAGACCGAACCTGCAGGCTCAGGATATGCAAATTCTCACGAATTACAAAAGATCGATCGTTGAGAAACACTATCTGAAGTTGAAGAATCGCTGA
- a CDS encoding ABC transporter ATP-binding protein: MVVVIERLKKRFGPIEAVKGISFEIERGEIFGLIGPNGAGKTTTLRIISTLLKPDEGKVLVFGHDVQKEPHEVRKLISYLPEDAGAYKELTGLEYLKFVARFFAREEKEFQAMLERGVQIANLNERLKSKVSTYSKGMTRRLLIARALMVNPKLAILDEPTSGLDVLNAREMRNIIKNFAGDGGTVLLSSHNMLEVEFLCDRIALINSGQIVEIGKPEELKRKYSASNIEEVFAEVVRCSGTC, from the coding sequence TTGGTCGTCGTGATTGAAAGGCTCAAAAAAAGGTTCGGCCCCATAGAGGCAGTCAAGGGCATAAGTTTTGAGATCGAACGTGGGGAGATATTCGGACTCATTGGACCCAATGGCGCCGGAAAGACCACCACGCTCAGGATCATCTCGACTCTGTTGAAACCAGACGAAGGAAAAGTTTTGGTCTTCGGCCACGACGTGCAGAAGGAACCTCACGAGGTTCGAAAGCTGATAAGTTATCTTCCCGAGGACGCGGGGGCTTACAAGGAACTGACGGGGCTTGAATATTTGAAGTTCGTAGCTCGTTTTTTTGCAAGAGAAGAAAAGGAATTCCAAGCGATGTTGGAACGAGGTGTTCAGATCGCGAACCTCAACGAGAGGTTGAAATCGAAGGTGTCCACGTACAGTAAGGGAATGACCAGAAGACTCCTCATCGCCAGGGCACTCATGGTGAATCCAAAACTTGCCATACTCGATGAACCCACATCTGGCCTCGATGTGCTGAACGCACGAGAGATGAGGAACATCATAAAGAACTTCGCGGGCGATGGAGGAACGGTCCTTCTGTCCTCGCACAACATGCTCGAGGTGGAGTTCCTCTGTGATAGGATCGCGTTGATCAACAGCGGGCAGATCGTCGAAATCGGAAAGCCAGAAGAACTGAAGCGCAAATACTCAGCTTCCAACATCGAAGAAGTATTTGCGGAGGTGGTTCGATGTTCTGGAACCTGCTGA
- a CDS encoding S41 family peptidase, producing MRSVVFLFFLIGSCAIAQMFSAAEVLQDAEFVYQKLKDVHVNIFHTFSEIEAEEEFSKLKSRLSAQQYLGLREAFKLLSEFVALFKDGHTYLSITDQFYEYLDADGKIVPILVSFTDEGIIILADVEGKINEPCLLMSLNGIPAEELKDEILRMISYEKVSFAYVKASKLFHQYCWVIFKEPESFGVEYSTKQGVQHKIELAPVSFEEYKSRRDQLNLSNEKLWDFSTAGKNTAILRIDTFGSYYEKDLKQFIKEAFERVKREGIQNLIIDLRENGGGDSRIAEYLYSFISDKPYRIYAEVHVKYSDDAIRKLKIFDPLLLFRIKVLKQETIVYRNSLKKPKKNDLLFNGNIFVLTGSQTFSAATDFAAMTKDLMIATIVGEETGGLASSYGDVLPLTLPNTGLRLGVSFKYFVRCGGFDDKRGVIPDVVIRADPHSVLQGVDQAVQTVLEIVRSDDRAKERR from the coding sequence ATGAGATCTGTGGTGTTTTTGTTTTTCTTAATTGGTAGTTGTGCGATCGCTCAAATGTTTTCTGCCGCTGAGGTCTTACAAGATGCCGAGTTTGTCTATCAGAAGTTGAAAGATGTGCACGTCAACATATTTCATACGTTTTCTGAAATCGAGGCAGAGGAAGAGTTTTCCAAACTGAAATCGCGTCTCAGTGCTCAACAGTACTTGGGACTCCGCGAGGCCTTCAAATTGCTCTCTGAGTTTGTTGCTCTATTTAAGGACGGGCACACATATTTATCTATCACCGATCAATTTTACGAGTATCTCGATGCGGATGGCAAAATTGTGCCCATCTTAGTTTCCTTCACCGATGAAGGAATAATCATTTTAGCAGACGTCGAAGGAAAGATAAATGAACCGTGTCTTCTGATGTCTTTGAACGGAATCCCCGCAGAGGAGTTGAAGGACGAAATTCTCAGGATGATCAGTTATGAAAAAGTCTCCTTTGCCTATGTTAAGGCCTCAAAGTTGTTTCATCAATATTGCTGGGTGATCTTCAAAGAACCAGAAAGCTTTGGAGTCGAATATTCGACAAAACAGGGTGTACAACACAAAATAGAGCTTGCCCCGGTGAGCTTTGAAGAATACAAAAGCCGCAGAGATCAACTGAATCTCTCGAACGAAAAGTTGTGGGATTTTTCAACAGCTGGGAAGAACACGGCAATCTTGAGAATCGATACCTTTGGCTCGTATTACGAGAAAGATCTTAAACAGTTCATAAAGGAAGCTTTCGAGCGAGTGAAGAGAGAAGGCATCCAGAACTTAATAATAGATCTCAGGGAAAACGGCGGTGGGGACTCAAGAATTGCGGAATATCTTTATTCCTTTATAAGTGACAAGCCATACAGAATTTATGCTGAAGTACACGTGAAATATTCGGATGATGCGATCAGAAAATTGAAGATCTTCGATCCGTTGTTGCTTTTTAGAATCAAGGTGCTGAAGCAAGAAACGATTGTTTACAGAAACAGTCTAAAGAAACCGAAAAAGAATGATCTGTTGTTCAACGGAAACATCTTTGTGCTGACTGGATCACAGACTTTTTCAGCCGCTACCGACTTTGCCGCCATGACGAAGGACTTAATGATCGCCACGATAGTTGGCGAAGAAACAGGAGGGCTCGCATCAAGTTATGGGGACGTTTTGCCTCTCACCCTACCAAACACGGGACTTCGGCTCGGCGTATCCTTCAAATACTTCGTTCGCTGTGGGGGGTTTGACGACAAAAGAGGCGTGATACCAGATGTAGTCATTCGAGCAGATCCCCATTCTGTTTTACAAGGAGTCGATCAGGCGGTCCAAACTGTGCTCGAGATAGTGAGAAGTGATGATAGAGCGAAAGAAAGACGGTAA
- a CDS encoding beta-N-acetylhexosaminidase, whose translation MIPTAKRITKLQGVFHLPESGKIFSRIESFKIAKMLKRELASWGKDFSIVSHSSNGSTFELLLDENLVNHPQGNRIVVQGSKVSFVAATNQGLFYAVQTFKQLLRERNGSLEPVLIEDEPDFENRAFMLDISRDRVPKMETLKRLVDLLSELKYNQLQLYMEHTFAYEKHEKVWKDYSPLTHEEILELDEYCRERFIELVPNQNCFGHLEKWLMHDEYKHLAECPDGFVFPWGVPSGPFSLSPTVEESLKFVGSLLEELLPHFSSTKVNVGADETFDLGLGRSKELCERLGKGRVYLNFLLDLYRIVKRHGKTMMFWGDIIKNYPELVGELPKDVIALLWGYEEDHPYESECELFASKGVSFYVCPGTSSWNSFVGRLDNALGNVRNAVKNGKKFGALGFLLTDWGDNGHPQHLAVSILPIVYAATLGWNSSVDLPTSELSKETDLHIFKIESFSEKLCVLGNMYKKLSVQLPNASAYFMALMFPERFLENLDALNEKDVETIRESLEQIESVCRELFKLRNESNRIFVDGIVNNAEMLKLAMEWILMAKRFGRIDRIDEVIWKDFTTRFSRIVEEYKNLWLESNRPGGLSQSVDKLTRLLKLR comes from the coding sequence GTGATACCAACCGCGAAGAGGATCACCAAGCTTCAAGGAGTTTTCCATCTGCCCGAATCTGGGAAGATCTTTTCGAGGATTGAATCTTTCAAGATCGCGAAGATGCTCAAGCGAGAGTTAGCTTCCTGGGGGAAAGATTTTTCCATCGTCTCACATTCCAGTAACGGTTCAACCTTCGAGCTTTTGCTCGACGAGAACTTGGTGAACCATCCACAAGGTAACAGGATCGTCGTTCAAGGATCGAAAGTCAGTTTCGTTGCCGCAACGAACCAAGGTTTGTTCTACGCGGTTCAGACTTTCAAGCAACTCTTGAGAGAGCGGAACGGTTCACTCGAACCCGTTCTGATCGAGGACGAACCAGACTTCGAGAACAGAGCCTTCATGCTCGACATAAGCAGAGATAGAGTGCCCAAGATGGAGACGCTGAAGAGACTCGTTGATCTTCTATCTGAACTCAAATACAATCAACTTCAGCTCTACATGGAACACACGTTTGCCTACGAAAAGCACGAGAAGGTCTGGAAAGATTATTCTCCTCTGACGCACGAAGAAATCTTGGAGCTCGACGAATACTGTCGTGAACGTTTCATAGAGCTGGTACCGAACCAGAATTGTTTTGGCCATTTAGAAAAATGGCTCATGCACGATGAGTACAAACATCTGGCAGAGTGTCCCGACGGTTTCGTCTTCCCCTGGGGCGTTCCATCCGGTCCATTTTCGCTTTCGCCCACAGTGGAGGAATCTTTGAAGTTCGTAGGATCATTGCTGGAAGAGCTTCTGCCACATTTTTCCAGCACGAAGGTCAACGTCGGTGCCGATGAAACCTTCGATCTGGGGCTGGGTAGATCGAAAGAACTCTGCGAGAGGTTGGGGAAGGGCAGGGTCTATCTGAACTTTCTGCTCGATCTCTACAGAATCGTCAAAAGACACGGCAAGACCATGATGTTCTGGGGAGATATCATAAAGAACTATCCAGAGTTGGTGGGTGAACTTCCAAAAGACGTCATTGCTTTGCTGTGGGGTTATGAAGAAGATCATCCTTACGAGAGTGAGTGTGAACTGTTCGCGAGCAAAGGCGTTAGTTTTTACGTCTGCCCAGGCACTTCCAGCTGGAACTCCTTCGTGGGTAGGCTCGACAACGCATTGGGAAACGTAAGAAATGCCGTTAAGAATGGAAAAAAGTTTGGTGCTTTGGGATTTCTTCTCACCGACTGGGGTGACAACGGCCATCCACAGCATCTTGCGGTTTCGATACTTCCGATCGTCTACGCGGCCACATTGGGCTGGAACTCGTCGGTGGACCTTCCGACGAGTGAACTTTCGAAGGAAACAGACCTTCACATCTTTAAGATTGAGTCTTTTTCTGAAAAACTTTGCGTCCTCGGGAACATGTACAAAAAATTGAGCGTTCAGTTGCCGAACGCGAGTGCCTATTTCATGGCTTTGATGTTTCCTGAAAGATTTCTCGAAAACTTGGACGCCCTGAACGAGAAGGACGTCGAAACGATCAGAGAGAGTCTCGAGCAGATAGAGAGTGTATGTCGTGAGCTTTTCAAACTTCGAAACGAGTCCAACAGGATCTTCGTGGATGGGATCGTCAACAACGCAGAAATGCTCAAACTCGCGATGGAATGGATCTTGATGGCGAAAAGGTTTGGACGGATCGATCGGATCGACGAAGTGATCTGGAAAGATTTCACGACCAGATTCAGTAGGATCGTCGAGGAATACAAAAACCTGTGGCTCGAATCGAACAGACCGGGCGGACTGAGTCAGAGCGTCGATAAACTGACGAGGTTGTTGAAGTTGAGATAG
- a CDS encoding creatininase family protein, which translates to MKDYLSLTCEEVSKLDREKTVFVSVVSPTETHGRHLPLGTDVFIARRVMEETCQILKKDHEVVKLFEIPLGSDAQPVFGSIWLSYGTFKRLIFEIGSHLAKMNFKHWIIFDNHGGPRHQLALAEASKKLKEKYGFNLVVPFLHIFQDMLNDLEEIKIPAGMNGDAKDLHAGTNETSLMLHVDSSMVRTKDLPRYFPSRETFLGKLLRFLKAESLAVTVDWISDQQNPYYLGDPSLADPGRGKKMIEYHVKKSVELFEEAKRGTYRPPKLFNPIVKLLLKLAK; encoded by the coding sequence GTGAAAGACTATCTCTCGCTCACGTGTGAGGAAGTCTCGAAGCTCGACAGAGAAAAGACCGTCTTCGTTTCGGTCGTTTCTCCCACCGAGACGCACGGAAGACATCTTCCTTTAGGAACCGACGTTTTCATAGCGCGAAGAGTGATGGAAGAGACCTGCCAGATTCTAAAAAAGGATCACGAGGTTGTGAAACTGTTTGAGATTCCTCTCGGCAGCGACGCACAACCCGTCTTCGGCTCGATCTGGTTGAGTTATGGAACGTTCAAAAGACTCATCTTCGAAATAGGCTCTCACCTTGCCAAGATGAACTTCAAACACTGGATCATTTTCGACAACCATGGTGGTCCAAGACACCAGCTCGCACTCGCTGAAGCTTCGAAGAAGTTGAAAGAGAAGTACGGTTTCAACTTGGTCGTACCGTTCCTTCACATCTTCCAAGACATGCTGAACGATTTAGAAGAGATCAAGATTCCCGCAGGTATGAACGGCGATGCGAAAGATCTTCACGCCGGCACGAACGAAACTTCACTGATGCTCCATGTGGATTCAAGCATGGTGAGAACGAAAGATCTTCCACGATACTTTCCAAGTAGAGAAACCTTCCTCGGCAAACTCTTGAGATTTCTCAAAGCCGAGAGTTTGGCGGTTACGGTCGACTGGATCAGTGACCAACAAAATCCTTACTATCTCGGAGATCCCTCGCTGGCCGATCCAGGAAGGGGAAAAAAGATGATCGAATATCATGTGAAAAAATCTGTGGAATTGTTCGAAGAGGCAAAAAGAGGAACCTACCGGCCACCAAAACTGTTCAATCCTATCGTGAAACTTTTGCTAAAGCTTGCCAAATGA
- a CDS encoding bifunctional methionine sulfoxide reductase B/A protein, with product MRRIINPSLNDFERFVLFEKRTEPPFSGEYTDHFEKGIYVCKNCGIPLYNSSDKFHSGCGWPAFDDEIPGAIKKQLDRDGVRIEILCSYCGAHLGHVFHGEGFTQKNVRHCVNSVSLVFVPEGQKPPIDRMFFAGGCFWGVEHLFKQLEGVFDTRVGYMGGKRKNPTYEQVCTGLTGHYETVEVIFDPGKIDEESLVKYFFEIHDFTQEDGQGPDIGEQYKSVIFYTNERQREVAERIKDQLSQKYRVATQIRKASDFWLAEDYHQDYYAKTGKKPYCHYRRKIF from the coding sequence ATGAGAAGAATCATCAATCCCAGCCTGAACGACTTTGAGAGGTTCGTCCTGTTCGAAAAGCGAACAGAACCACCTTTCTCTGGTGAGTACACCGATCATTTCGAAAAGGGCATCTATGTGTGCAAAAATTGTGGAATACCGTTGTACAACTCCTCAGACAAGTTCCATTCTGGTTGTGGCTGGCCCGCCTTCGACGACGAGATACCGGGTGCGATCAAGAAGCAACTCGACCGAGACGGTGTCAGGATCGAGATCCTTTGCTCCTACTGTGGGGCACACTTGGGCCACGTCTTCCACGGCGAAGGATTCACCCAGAAGAACGTTCGTCACTGCGTCAACTCAGTCTCTCTCGTCTTCGTCCCAGAAGGCCAGAAACCACCCATAGATAGGATGTTCTTCGCGGGTGGCTGTTTCTGGGGAGTTGAACACCTTTTCAAACAACTGGAAGGTGTCTTCGACACTCGGGTCGGATACATGGGTGGCAAAAGGAAGAATCCAACCTACGAGCAAGTGTGCACCGGATTGACGGGGCATTACGAGACCGTTGAGGTCATCTTCGACCCCGGGAAGATCGACGAAGAATCGCTCGTCAAATATTTCTTTGAGATCCACGACTTCACACAGGAAGACGGTCAAGGGCCAGACATCGGCGAGCAGTACAAGAGTGTGATCTTCTACACGAACGAAAGACAACGCGAGGTGGCCGAGAGGATAAAGGATCAACTCTCACAAAAGTACAGAGTCGCAACTCAAATAAGAAAAGCGAGCGACTTCTGGCTCGCTGAAGATTATCATCAAGATTACTACGCGAAAACGGGGAAAAAGCCCTACTGTCACTACAGGAGAAAGATCTTCTGA